DNA from Pseudocitrobacter corydidari:
GGATTGTTTGTTGCGATTTTTGCTTCGCTGGCTACCGTTGAGTTTATCAGTTGGGCCTATCGAAAAAAGATTACTATCCGCATTAGTGGTCTACCGGATATGATCGCCAAAACATTTGAGTCTATATTTCCGTTGTTGTTTGTCGTGGTTATCGCGAGCCTTATCACGGCAACTAGCCAGGCGTTCTTCCATCAGCAGATCCTTCCTGAGCTGTTTACAACGGCGCTAGCACCTGCGGTCAGCGGAATTGATTCTGTATGGGGAGTGTACATTATCATCCAGATGGAAATGATTTTCTGGTTCTTCGGTTTGAATGGCTATGCGATTTTGATCGGTTTCACGCTTCCATTCATGACACAATATCTCTCCCTCAACGCGGCCAGTTTTGCACAGGGTTTGCCTACTGAACATGTATTTACCGAAGGATGGTGGGGGGCATTTGCGGCCTGTACTGGCTCCGGCATTACCGGTTCCATCGCGATTTTGGGATTGTTTAGCAAGTCAATGCAATTAAAAGCGGCAGGAAAAGCCGCTATCGTACCGTCCTTGTTTGGTATCTCGGAGCCTGTCGTTTATGGCTTCCCGATTGCCTTTAACCCTTACTTTTTTGTTCCGTTTGTTATTGGCACGCCGATACTGGCATCAATTATCTTTTTGATTTTTGATTTCGGTTTTGTGAATGGCCCTATTGCGCAGGTCGGTGGTATCCCAACGC
Protein-coding regions in this window:
- a CDS encoding PTS sugar transporter subunit IIC, with protein sequence MQTSHGHLKKFETHMVTIATAIEQNRFISSIKNGMISLMAILMVGSISLIVAGLGSLFSSDSAMGVFFTTYGSLLQLPFTYTFGLLSVYCAITISYHHTQRINVTPLYPIISAVMVTIILNTKIIDGNINIAFLDSRGLFVAIFASLATVEFISWAYRKKITIRISGLPDMIAKTFESIFPLLFVVVIASLITATSQAFFHQQILPELFTTALAPAVSGIDSVWGVYIIIQMEMIFWFFGLNGYAILIGFTLPFMTQYLSLNAASFAQGLPTEHVFTEGWWGAFAACTGSGITGSIAILGLFSKSMQLKAAGKAAIVPSLFGISEPVVYGFPIAFNPYFFVPFVIGTPILASIIFLIFDFGFVNGPIAQVGGIPTPFAQYFMTMDWRAPILAILIILAGVVMYFPFFKMYERSLIKKDEELDQQNKKYDDLGLDF